A genome region from Deltaproteobacteria bacterium includes the following:
- a CDS encoding transposase, with protein sequence ANTHAAAILAKAVEFDSSDLLYRDGTWWLHSVLTLPDEPFSPTGKAIGVDLGINRPAVTSGNVFLGEARWKEIEKRYFRLKRNLQAKGTASAKRHLRRVRHRQQRFRRDCDHVLSKRIVDMAGNGSVIVLENLKGIRSTTKQRGKRQRRRHHGWSYEQLKSFLEYKAAATGCRVETVDPRKTSQRCSKCGYTARSNRKNQSLFACGDCGFSLNADLNAARNIAWKYLAQGGMPALGGPPVNRPIVTHVEAKAS encoded by the coding sequence GCGAATACGCATGCCGCGGCCATTCTGGCCAAGGCCGTCGAGTTCGACTCCTCCGACCTTCTTTACCGAGACGGTACGTGGTGGCTGCATTCCGTCCTGACTCTGCCCGACGAACCCTTTTCCCCTACGGGAAAGGCTATTGGCGTGGATCTTGGAATCAACCGCCCAGCGGTCACGTCCGGGAATGTCTTTCTGGGCGAAGCACGCTGGAAGGAAATTGAAAAACGGTATTTCCGGCTCAAACGCAATCTTCAGGCCAAAGGCACTGCCTCCGCCAAACGCCATCTTCGGCGCGTCAGGCATCGGCAGCAACGGTTCAGGCGCGATTGTGACCACGTCCTCTCCAAGAGGATCGTAGATATGGCCGGCAACGGGTCCGTGATCGTGCTGGAAAACCTCAAAGGCATTCGCTCCACCACCAAGCAGCGTGGCAAGCGCCAGCGGCGCAGGCACCATGGGTGGAGCTACGAGCAGCTCAAATCCTTTCTCGAATATAAGGCAGCGGCGACTGGTTGCCGCGTCGAGACCGTCGATCCGAGAAAGACAAGCCAGCGTTGTTCGAAGTGCGGATACACAGCACGATCCAATCGCAAGAACCAGAGCCTTTTCGCCTGCGGTGATTGCGGCTTCTCGCTCAACGCGGACCTCAACGCCGCCCGGAACATAGCCTGGAAATACCTTGCTCAGGGTGGCATGCCCGCCCTGGGCGGGCCGCCAGTCAACCGGCCTATCGTAACGCATGTTGAAGCCAAAGCCTCCTAG
- a CDS encoding HNH endonuclease, producing the protein MKFSAYGDIESEHGWEIDHIRPVSKGGSDELLNLQPLQWENNRSKGDRYRWKF; encoded by the coding sequence ATGAAATTTAGTGCTTATGGGGATATTGAATCAGAGCATGGCTGGGAAATAGATCATATCAGGCCGGTTTCCAAGGGCGGTTCAGACGAGCTTTTAAATCTTCAGCCACTTCAATGGGAAAATAATCGATCCAAGGGCGACAGGTATCGTTGGAAGTTCTAA